The following coding sequences are from one Dermacentor andersoni chromosome 5, qqDerAnde1_hic_scaffold, whole genome shotgun sequence window:
- the RpL23 gene encoding large ribosomal subunit protein uL14, which produces MSKRGRGGAAGAKFRISLGLPVGAVINCADNTGAKNLYVIAVNGIKGRLNRLPAAGAGDMIVATVKKGKPELRKKVMPAVVIRQRKPYRRKDGVFIYFEDNAGVIVNNKGEMKGSAITGPVAKECADLWPRIASNASSIA; this is translated from the exons ATGTCTAAGCGAG GACGTGGTGGAGCCGCGGGAGCGAAATTCCGCATTTCGCTCGGTCTTCCTGTTGGTGCGGTCATTAACTGCGCCGACAACACAG GAGCCAAGAACCTCTACGTGATAGCCGTCAATGGTATCAAGGGTCGACTGAACAGACTCCCAGCTGCAGGTGCTGGTGACATGATTGTGGCCACAGTCAAGAAGGGAAAGCCCGAGCTGAGGAAGAAGG TCATGCCGGCTGTTGTCATTCGGCAACGGAAACCATACCGGAGGAAGGATGGGGTGTTCATCTACTTTGAAGACAATGCTGGTGTCATAGTTAACAACAAAGGAGAGATGAAGG GATCTGCTATCACTGGACCAGTGGCAAAGGAGTGTGCAGACTTATGGCCCAGGATTGCATCCAATGCAAGCAGCATTGCCTAA